A stretch of DNA from Bacillus solimangrovi:
CTACTTATTAGTACAAATTAATTGAAAGGAAGAAAGCATCATGAAAGCAAAAAAATCTTCAACACTTATCGGTGTGCTCATTTTCATCATTTGCGCCTCAACCGTAACAGCTATGATTTTATTAACAATCAATCAAAGCAAACAGCCTTCCATTACAGCCGAACAAGCTGAACAAATCGCAATTAATCAAGCGATTGATGAAGGATATGAAGATGTTACCCTTTCTGATGAATATTCACGTGATATGTATGATTCAAGAGTTTTTTCTGAACAAGAAGAAAAAGATGTGCAAACATGGGAAATTCGCCTTAATGCCAAACAAATGAATCCGGAATACAATACACCAGCCGTCATTTATTACATTCATCAAGAAACAGGAGACATTATCCGCACAATTTATGGAATTGAACTAAATAGTGAATGAAAGAAGGATTGATAGACATGGCTCAATTGAACTTTCATGAAAAAGACTATACTGTCACTTACGGTGTTCAAACGATTGAACTTCTCCGTAAAGAGTTTGAACTGCTTCGTTTTTTATATGAACATACGGATCAAACTTTCTCAAGAGAGAAATTACTCGATAACATCTGGAAGCTCGAAACCCCAATCGATCGAACGGTTGATGATCACATATATCGATTACGAAAGAAGCTTCAACCACTACAACATATTATTAAAATTAACACTGTACGAGGACTTGGATATACGTTGCAAGTGAAAAGTGATGACCTAGCACTTAATCCATCGTTAATTGATTCAGATTTGAACGAGCGGGCTAATGAAATTTTGGAGAAATATCATTTATACGGTCAAGGTGAAGCCCTTCATACACTGATTGACAATCAAACACATTTAGGCCTGCAAATTAATCCTTTTTACAACTTGTATTTAAAGTTTATTCAAGGGCAATTTTTCGAGATTTTGGATAACCACCCAAATGATTTAGAAGAGAAAATTTTTTTCTTCCTCGGAATCTATAGCTCGATCCAAGATGATGTTGATAAGACGTTGCTATTATACGAACGTGCCTTACGAGGAAACGTATTTTCACCTGAAAGGGAAAAGGAAGTTGAAATTCTTTCAATCATACCTGTTCTTATTCAAGCAGGTCATCTGACGGAAGCAAGCAAACGATTAGCCATTTCAAAGCAACGAATATTCGATGAGAAACTTGATGGC
This window harbors:
- a CDS encoding winged helix-turn-helix domain-containing protein, with the translated sequence MKEGLIDMAQLNFHEKDYTVTYGVQTIELLRKEFELLRFLYEHTDQTFSREKLLDNIWKLETPIDRTVDDHIYRLRKKLQPLQHIIKINTVRGLGYTLQVKSDDLALNPSLIDSDLNERANEILEKYHLYGQGEALHTLIDNQTHLGLQINPFYNLYLKFIQGQFFEILDNHPNDLEEKIFFFLGIYSSIQDDVDKTLLLYERALRGNVFSPEREKEVEILSIIPVLIQAGHLTEASKRLAISKQRIFDEKLDGFHLYFKLTEVFYLFQTNGLDEASHKLEEVDKMLKEQPFLREKGHYLILKGIDQLRKGLPLEAEQTIDTGLAIIKQSRFEFINVHLLHMLLQFLRERFHESRLLKKYEKEWNRLAKKYDFDTLRRRIENEILIHIPSV